A genomic region of Trifolium pratense cultivar HEN17-A07 linkage group LG3, ARS_RC_1.1, whole genome shotgun sequence contains the following coding sequences:
- the LOC123913061 gene encoding heavy metal-associated isoprenylated plant protein 26-like, whose translation MGALDHISDFFDCSYRSSKYKKKLKQFQTVEVKVKMDCEGCERKVKKSVEGMKGVTQVEVDRKANKVTVTGYVEPSKVVNRMSHRTGKRVELWPYVPYDVVEHPYAPGVYDKKAPSGYVRNANYDPNVSNLARASSAEVRYTTAFSDENPTACVVM comes from the exons ATGGGTGCTTTAGATCACATCTCTGATTTCTTTGACTGTTCTTATAGAAGCTCCAAATACAAGAAGAAGCTCAAGCAATTTCAG ACAGTGGAGGTGAAAGTGAAGATGGATTGTGAAGGTTGTGAGAGAAAAGTGAAGAAGTCAGTAGAAGGAATGAAAGGGGTAACACAAGTGGAAGTAGATCGTAAAGCAAACAAAGTAACCGTTACAGGTTACGTGGAACCATCTAAGGTGGTAAATCGCATGTCTCATCGTACGGGTAAAAGAGTTGAGTTATGGCCTTATGTTCCATACGACGTCGTTGAACACCCCTATGCTCCTGGTGTTTATGATAAAAAAGCACCTTCTGGTTATGTTAGAAATGCTAATTATGATCCTAATGTTTCTAATCTTGCTCGTGCTAGTTCTGCTGAAGTTAGATATACTACTGCTTTTAGTGATGAAAATCCCACCGCATGTGTTGTTATGTGA